In the genome of Microbacterium saperdae, one region contains:
- a CDS encoding helix-turn-helix domain-containing protein: protein MLESLLDMLLQHHVSCAPHVLTRLVAELGAESATIREVAERLTPAQRYGAASLPTPLPLVPSIVEVFGAREWAAADRDLLLAVSLCLDDRLEPLLDLDGRTADEIAGGAVGADLVLRAGRISLVDPRLAIWMREISGAGAVTAMHLRLGTVFTRRGDRVNAAWHEARSSLRGRPSSVPALIPIARALSEDGQSLRALQLASEAEKHATGDARDEARVVAGAAAIGAGLSGDAATHLSALFPDGAESHRLQALAVLFIAQSALRGSVPDLEPGDFRPTSDDPADWHAWTRASALTAGLCAERGDRRRMRVWLDAVREGSARVGAQRALRDPAVALSWLVAGDVDREDVAGAGPLSGGMLRALRTALEGDIDLGLRILATGDSSMGSEADPFVAGFENSALVRAYRALVEVLLLSWRGDIGMARVHLVAAARELPIALPFAGLGVVLARRLDLAVRGELSPYSLALTEALPPAVKIDLLVDRSIRSYLGGDFEDAAAAARLWLDMGAPQTTFAVPGLDEVFGAAEPVHRSPQIVRPPDLELAAALRLRLQGASEGRWRAEHEEVHRIARTLRSPFERARVEAMIGVRAAIRDERVTAKAHLRAAASLFDVAGANAWSRAMQERISRLDEADDDGARGFDPLEVCRRAWTPSLTARELGVAMRAVTGASNREIADALLISVRTVEVHLGRVFAKLDVRTRVELTVLAHRTNRHL from the coding sequence GTGCTGGAGTCGCTGCTCGACATGCTCCTGCAGCATCATGTGAGCTGTGCTCCTCACGTGCTGACACGTCTGGTCGCAGAGCTCGGGGCGGAGTCCGCCACGATCCGCGAGGTCGCCGAGCGGCTGACCCCCGCGCAACGGTACGGTGCGGCCTCGCTGCCGACGCCCCTTCCACTCGTCCCCTCGATCGTCGAGGTCTTCGGAGCTCGAGAGTGGGCGGCGGCGGATCGAGATCTCCTCCTCGCCGTCTCGCTCTGTCTGGATGACCGTCTGGAACCCCTGCTCGACCTCGATGGACGCACGGCAGACGAGATCGCCGGGGGAGCTGTCGGCGCAGATCTCGTTCTGCGGGCCGGACGCATCAGCCTGGTGGATCCTCGTCTCGCGATCTGGATGCGAGAGATCAGCGGAGCCGGTGCCGTCACAGCGATGCATCTTCGGCTCGGTACCGTGTTCACGCGTCGAGGGGATCGGGTGAACGCAGCCTGGCACGAGGCCAGGTCATCTCTGCGCGGGCGTCCTTCTTCTGTGCCCGCGCTCATCCCGATCGCCCGCGCGCTGTCGGAGGACGGGCAATCGCTCAGGGCGTTGCAGCTGGCGAGCGAGGCGGAGAAGCATGCCACCGGAGACGCTCGTGATGAGGCGCGCGTGGTCGCCGGCGCTGCCGCGATCGGAGCGGGCCTGTCGGGGGATGCGGCGACCCACCTGAGCGCGCTGTTCCCCGACGGTGCCGAGAGCCACCGGCTGCAGGCTCTCGCGGTGCTGTTCATCGCGCAGTCCGCGCTGCGAGGCTCCGTGCCGGACCTGGAGCCCGGCGACTTCCGGCCGACGTCCGACGATCCGGCCGACTGGCACGCCTGGACCAGGGCATCGGCGCTCACCGCGGGACTCTGCGCGGAGCGCGGCGATCGTCGCCGTATGCGCGTCTGGCTCGATGCGGTGCGGGAGGGGAGCGCCCGTGTCGGTGCCCAGAGGGCTCTGCGCGACCCCGCGGTCGCCTTGAGCTGGTTGGTCGCGGGCGATGTCGACAGGGAGGACGTCGCCGGTGCGGGACCTCTGAGCGGGGGAATGCTGCGCGCCTTGCGGACGGCGCTCGAGGGTGACATCGACCTCGGTCTCCGCATACTCGCCACGGGCGACTCCTCGATGGGGTCTGAGGCTGATCCCTTCGTCGCCGGGTTCGAGAACAGTGCGCTCGTGCGGGCGTATCGGGCGCTCGTGGAAGTGCTGCTGCTGAGCTGGCGCGGAGACATCGGCATGGCCCGCGTGCATCTGGTCGCCGCGGCACGAGAGCTTCCCATCGCGCTCCCTTTCGCGGGGCTGGGTGTGGTCCTGGCCCGCCGTCTCGACCTCGCGGTGCGGGGTGAGCTCAGCCCGTACTCCCTGGCGCTCACGGAGGCGCTGCCGCCCGCGGTCAAGATCGATCTGCTGGTGGACCGCAGCATCCGCTCCTATCTCGGCGGCGACTTCGAGGACGCCGCAGCGGCCGCACGTCTCTGGCTCGACATGGGTGCGCCGCAGACCACGTTCGCGGTGCCGGGACTCGACGAGGTCTTCGGGGCGGCGGAGCCGGTGCATCGCTCTCCGCAGATCGTGCGTCCTCCGGACCTCGAGCTCGCCGCGGCGCTCCGGCTGCGCCTGCAGGGGGCATCGGAGGGGCGCTGGCGCGCAGAGCACGAGGAGGTGCACCGGATCGCACGCACGCTCCGCTCGCCGTTCGAACGCGCGCGCGTGGAGGCCATGATCGGAGTCCGGGCAGCGATCAGGGATGAGCGCGTCACGGCGAAGGCGCACCTGCGCGCTGCGGCGAGCCTGTTCGACGTGGCGGGCGCGAACGCGTGGAGCCGAGCCATGCAGGAGCGGATCTCTCGCCTGGATGAGGCGGACGATGACGGCGCTCGCGGGTTCGACCCGCTGGAGGTGTGCCGGCGTGCCTGGACGCCCTCGCTCACCGCGCGCGAGCTCGGCGTCGCGATGCGAGCCGTCACCGGAGCGTCGAATCGCGAGATCGCGGATGCCCTCCTGATCTCGGTCCGCACGGTCGAGGTGCATCTCGGACGGGTGTTCGCCAAGCTCGATGTGCGCACACGCGTCGAGCTGACGGTGCTCGCGCACCGTACGAACCGGCACCTCTGA
- a CDS encoding HhH-GPD family protein: MTLRLAEWYRTDARDLPWRRPAFHEEFGAWGVLVSEFMLQQTPVTRVIPHLEAWLARWPTPTAMSAATPAEVVQQWANLGYPRRALWLHRAAVEVVTRHGGIVPRDVDALLALSGIGDYTARAVAVFSYGDRHPVVDTNTRRVLARALEGRSQPAPPSRRDLPLMESLLPSSARDAAVINAAAMELGATICTARAPRCDDCPIAIDCAWLAAGRPDTGDTRRRQAAYEGSDRQARGAVLRALRDAADAAVPLDLLLTDWPDAIQRDRAIDSLIADGLAEARDGLLSLPG, translated from the coding sequence ATGACGCTGCGTCTGGCGGAGTGGTACCGGACCGACGCGCGCGATCTGCCGTGGCGGCGACCGGCGTTTCACGAGGAGTTCGGCGCGTGGGGCGTGCTCGTCAGCGAGTTCATGCTGCAGCAGACGCCCGTCACGCGCGTCATCCCCCATCTGGAAGCGTGGCTGGCGCGCTGGCCCACCCCGACTGCGATGTCCGCGGCCACCCCCGCCGAGGTCGTGCAGCAGTGGGCGAACCTCGGCTACCCGCGGCGGGCGCTCTGGCTGCACCGGGCGGCTGTCGAAGTCGTGACCCGCCACGGGGGCATCGTCCCGCGCGACGTCGATGCCTTGCTGGCGTTGTCCGGCATCGGCGACTACACGGCTCGCGCCGTCGCGGTGTTCTCCTACGGCGACCGCCATCCGGTCGTCGACACGAACACGCGACGGGTCCTGGCGCGCGCGCTCGAGGGTCGCTCGCAGCCGGCTCCGCCCTCTCGTCGGGACCTGCCGCTGATGGAATCGCTGCTGCCCTCGTCGGCGAGGGACGCCGCCGTGATCAACGCGGCAGCGATGGAGCTCGGAGCCACGATCTGCACGGCCCGTGCGCCCCGCTGCGACGACTGCCCGATCGCGATCGACTGCGCCTGGCTCGCCGCCGGTCGGCCCGACACCGGCGACACGCGACGCCGGCAGGCCGCTTACGAAGGCTCGGATCGACAGGCCCGCGGGGCGGTGCTGCGCGCGCTCCGTGACGCCGCAGATGCCGCCGTCCCCTTGGACCTGCTGCTCACGGACTGGCCCGACGCGATCCAGCGAGACAGGGCGATCGACTCGCTGATCGCCGACGGACTCGCGGAAGCACGGGACGGACTCCTCTCCCTCCCCGGCTGA
- the rbfA gene encoding 30S ribosome-binding factor RbfA, which produces MAGERQARLADRIRVILAERLEKGLRDPRLGFVTLTDVRVSGDLQHASVFYTVLGTEEERIASGAALTSATGMLRSEVGRQLSTRLVPTLEFIPDALPENADHISALLREAQQRDAEVAKLASSASHAGDADPYVRNDEEDDQ; this is translated from the coding sequence ATGGCTGGTGAACGACAGGCTCGTCTGGCGGATCGTATCCGCGTGATCCTTGCGGAGCGTCTGGAGAAGGGGCTGCGTGACCCGCGGCTCGGCTTCGTGACGCTCACCGACGTCCGCGTCAGCGGCGATCTCCAGCATGCGTCGGTGTTCTACACCGTCCTCGGCACGGAGGAGGAGCGGATCGCCAGTGGCGCCGCACTGACCTCGGCGACCGGGATGCTGCGCAGCGAGGTGGGACGCCAGCTGAGCACCCGTCTCGTGCCGACGCTCGAGTTCATCCCCGATGCGCTGCCCGAGAACGCGGACCACATCTCTGCGCTCCTCCGCGAAGCGCAGCAGCGTGATGCCGAGGTCGCGAAGTTGGCATCGTCGGCATCACACGCCGGAGACGCCGACCCGTACGTGCGCAACGACGAGGAGGACGACCAGTAA